In one Dunckerocampus dactyliophorus isolate RoL2022-P2 chromosome 9, RoL_Ddac_1.1, whole genome shotgun sequence genomic region, the following are encoded:
- the inhbb gene encoding inhibin beta B chain: protein MTSTPMKMTSSAAVLLFLCLLSARSETQSSSAESCASCGIRAPDQSERINVDFLEAVKRHILNRLQMRERPNITHPIPKAAMVTALRRLHAGKVREDGRVEIPTLDGHASFNNEVQAETSEIISFAETDEYTSPKSSLYFLISNEGNQNLYVSQASLWLFFRVLPAGPEKGLRRKVTVKIRYQEAVSDVEGGPGGRGGGGTDRWALVEKRVDLKRSGWHTFPLLEAVRAVFGKVGRRQDLEIHCEECETAGVAPVLVDPGDPSHRPFLVVRARQVDGKHRIRKRGLECDGTSGGLCCRQQFYIDFRLIGWNDWIIAPAGYYGNYCEGSCPAYMAGVPGSASSFHTAVVNQYRMRGISPGSVNSCCIPTKLSTMSMLYFDDEYNIVKRDVPNMIVEECGCA from the exons ATGACGTCCACCCCGATGAAGATGACTTCCTCTGCAGcggttttgctttttctctgCCTTCTTTCGGCGCGCTCGGAGACTCAGAGCTCGTCCGCGGAGTCGTGCGCGTCGTGCGGCATCAGGGCTCCAGACCAGTCGGAGCGCATCAATGTGGACTTCCTGGAGGCGGTGAAGAGACACATTCTGAACAGGCTGCAGATGAGGGAGAGACCCAACATCACCCATCCCATCCCCAAGGCTGCGATGGTGACCGCGCTGCGGAGGCTGCACGCCGGAAAAGTGCGGGAGGACGGCCGGGTGGAGATCCCCACTTTGGACGGACACGCGTCCTTCAACAACGAGGTTCAAGCCGAGACCTCAGAGATCATCAGCTTCGCAGAAACTG ATGAGTACACATCCCCAAAGTCCAGTCTCTACTTCCTCATCTCCAATGAAGGCAACCAAAACCTGTATGTGTCACAGGCCAGCCTGTGGCTCTTCTTCCGGGTGTTGCCAGCTGGTCCGGAAAAAGGTCTCCGAAGGAAGGTGACAGTCAAAATTCGCTACCAGGAAGCTGTGAGTGATGTAGAAGGAGGCCCGGGAGGACGTGGTGGAGGGGGCACAGATCGCTGGGCCTTGGTGGAGAAGCGTGTGGATCTCAAACGCAGCGGTTGGCATACTTTCCCCCTCTTGGAGGCGGTGCGGGCCGTGTTTGGCAAAGTTGGCCGTCGACAGGACCTGGAGATCCACTGTGAGGAGTGCGAGACAGCTGGAGTGGCCCCGGTGCTCGTCGACCCAGGCGACCCGTCCCACCGACCCTTCTTGGTGGTTCGTGCACGGCAGGTGGACGGAAAGCACCGCATTCGCAAGCGGGGGCTCGAGTGCGATGGCACCAGTGGGGGGCTGTGCTGCCGGCAGCAGTTTTACATTGACTTCCGTCTTATTGGCTGGAACGACTGGATCATTGCACCGGCGGGGTATTACGGCAACTACTGTGAGGGGAGCTGCCCGGCCTACATGGCCGGCGTGCCAGGATCGGCGTCATCCTTCCACACGGCAGTCGTAAACCAGTACCGAATGAGAGGAATTAGCCCCGGTTCGGTCAACTCTTGCTGCATCCCCACCAAGCTGAGTACTATGTCCATGCTCTACTTTGACGATGAATACAACATCGTTAAGAGAGATGTGCCCAACATGATTGTGGAGGAGTGTGGCTGTGCTTGA